A genome region from Glycine max cultivar Williams 82 chromosome 5, Glycine_max_v4.0, whole genome shotgun sequence includes the following:
- the LOC100787769 gene encoding mitochondrial-processing peptidase subunit alpha — translation MYRNAASRLRAIKARSCSSSSRVPASARFASSVATQQSSSSGLGGLFGWLTGDRTSSLPSLGFPLPGVTLPPPLPDYVAPGKTIITTLPNGLKVASETSPSPTASIGLYVDCGSIYESPISFGATHLLERMAFKTTRNRSHFRVVREVEAIGGNVQASASREQMGYTFDALKTYVPEMVELLVDCVRNPVFLDWEVNEQLLKVKAEIGEASKNPQDLLLEAIHSAGFSGALANPLLASESAVNRLNSTILEEFVAENYTAPRIVLAASGVEHEELLSIAEPLLSDLPSVPRPEEPKSVYTGGDYRCQKESGRTHFALAFELPGGWHKLKDAMVLTVLQMLLGGGGSFSAGGPGKGMYSRLYQNVLNEYPQVHEISAFNNIYNDTGIFGIQVTTGSDFVSKAIDIAANEILAVATPGQVDQVQLDRAKQATKSAILMNLESRMVVSEDIGRQILTYGERKPVEDFLKAVDEVTSKDITSISRKLICSPLTMASYGDVLYVPSYESVSLKFRA, via the exons ATGTACAGAAACGCTGCTTCACGTCTTAGGGCCATCAAG GCCCGTTcgtgcagcagcagcagcagggTACCTGCCAGTGCCAGATTTGCAAGTTCCGTTGCCACGCAACAATCCTCTTCTTCTGGTTTGGGTGGTTTATTTGGATGGCTCACTGGAGACCGAACCAGTTCTTTACCATCTCTGGGTTTTCCACTTCCAGGCGTTACACTTCCCCCTCCATTGCCTGATTATGTTGCGCCGGGTAAAACTATTATTACTACACTCCCAAATGGACTCAAAGTGGCCTCTGAAACATCACCG AGTCCCACTGCGTCAATAGGTTTATATGTAGATTGTGGTTCAATATATGAGAGTCCGATAAGTTTTGGGGCTACGCATCTGCTTGAACGAATGGCTTTCAAGACCACTAGAAACCGGAGTCACTTTCGGGTAGTTCGTGAGGTAGAGGCAATTGGTGGCAATGTGCAGGCCTCAGCTTCTAGAGAGCAGATGGGTTACACTTTTGATGCTTTGAAGACCTATGTTCCTGAAATGGTGGAACTGCTTGTTGATTGTGTCAGGAATCCTGTTTTCCTTGATTGGGAGGTTAACGAGCAG CTTCTGAAAGTGAAGGCTGAGATTGGTGAAGCTTCCAAAAATCCTCAAGATTTACTTTTGGAAGCAATTCATTCTGCTGGTTTTTCTGGTGCCTTGGCAAATCCTCTTTTAGCTTCAGAATCAGCAGTAAATAGACTAAATAGTACAATTCTGGAGGAGTTTGTTGCT GAGAACTATACGGCACCTCGGATAGTACTTGCAGCATCTGGTGTTGAACATGAGGAATTGTTATCTATTGCAGAACCTCTTTTGTCTGATCTACCCAGTGTCCCGCGTCCAGAGGAGCCAAAATCAGTGTATACTGGTGGTGATTATAGATGTCAAAAGGAATCAGGG AGGACCCATTTTGCTCTAGCATTTGAACTTCCTGGTGGCTGGCATAAGTTGAAGGATGCTATGGTTTTGACTGTTCTTCAG ATGCTATTGGGAGGCGGTGGATCATTCTCAGCTGGTGGACCTGGTAAAGGGATGTATTCACGGCTAT ATCAAAATGTTCTGAATGAATATCCACAAGTTCATGAAATTTCAGCATTCAACAATATTTACAATGACACTGGCATTTTTGGTATCCAAGTTACAACA GGCTCAGATTTTGTATCAAAAGCCATTGATATAGCTGCTAATGAGATTCTTGCTGTTGCTACTCCTGGACAAG TTGACCAGGTACAGCTGGATCGAGCCAAACAGGCTACCAAATCTGCAATTTTGATGAATTTGGAATCAAGA ATGGTTGTTTCAGAAGATATAGGAAGACAAATTTTGACATATGGTGAGAG GAAACCTGTGGAGGATTTCTTGAAGGCAGTGGATGAAGTAACCTCGAAGGATATCACTTCAATTTCGCGAAAGCTCATTTGTTCTCCTCTCACAATGGCATCATATGGAGATG TTCTCTATGTTCCAAGCTATGAATCAGTGAGTCTCAAATTCCGTGCCTAA
- the LOC100794811 gene encoding NAC domain-containing protein 75, giving the protein MNKISNLSCVRSSDLIDAKLEEHQLCGSKQCPGCGHKFEGKPDWLGLPAGVKFDPTDQELIEHLEAKIEAKNMKSHPLIDEFIPTIEGEDGICYTHPEKLPGVTRDGLSRHFFHRPSKAYTTGTRKRRKIQNECDLQGGETRWHKTGKTRPVMVNGKQKGYKKILVLYTNFGKNRKPEKTNWVMHQYHMGQHEEEKEGELVVSKIFYQTQPRQCNWSDRSATTGEGSGEQQPNNNNGRRDSGSGSCSSSKEIVTHRDEMSAVVGVPPITTFNTSLDIQQLKSNHFGFIPFRKGFDEVGIGEASTAREVQASGSCNEVHERHVAHHHQQQQQNQHAHQQIATTAFHISSPSLPISTIISPPPFHHASIILDDNSYHVSRIMLQNENFQQQQQQHHKLGGRSASGLEELIMGCTSTDIKAESSITNPQEAEWLKYSSYWPDPGNMQDHRE; this is encoded by the exons ATGAATAAGATCAGCAACTTGAGTTGTGTTAGGAGCTCTGATCTCATAGATGCCAAGCTTGAAGAGCATCAACTGTGTGGATCTAAACAGTGCCCCGGTTGTGGTCACAAATTTGAAGGGAAGCCG GACTGGTTAGGTCTACCAGCGGGAGTGAAGTTTGATCCAACAGACCAAGAACTCATAGAACATCTTGAAGCCAAAATAGAGGCAAAGAATATGAAATCACACCCTCTCATAGATGAGTTCATTCCCACTATTGAAGGAGAAGATGGGATCTGTTACACCCATCCTGAGAAACTTCCAG GAGTGACAAGAGATGGCTTAAGCAGACACTTCTTCCACAGGCCCTCAAAGGCATACACAACAGGAACACGAAAGAGGAGAAAGATTCAAAACGAATGCGACTTGCAAGGAGGGGAAACCCGGTGGCACAAGACAGGTAAAACCAGACCCGTGATGGTGAATGGGAAACAAAAGGGTTACAAGAAAATTCTAGTGCTATACACCAACTTCGGGAAGAACAGAAAACCCGAAAAGACCAACTGGGTGATGCACCAGTACCATATGGGCCAGCAcgaggaagagaaagagggagagctTGTGGTGTCAAAGATATTCTACCAGACACAACCGAGGCAATGCAATTGGTCAGATAGAAGTGCCACAACCGGTGAAGGAAGTGGAGAACAACAACCTAACAACAATAATGGAAGAAGAGACAGTGGAAGTGGCAGCTGTTCTTCTTCTAAGGAAATTGTTACTCACAGAGATGAAATGTCTGCTGTTGTTGGGGTCCCTCCCATAACAACCTTCAACACTTCCTTGGACATTCAACAACTCAAATCCAACCATTTTGGTTTCATCCCATTCAGAAAAGGCTTCGATGAG GTTGGAATAGGAGAAGCCTCCACAGCAAGAGAAGTGCAAGCATCAGGGTCATGCAATGAAGTACATGAACGGCATGTAGcacatcatcatcaacaacaacaacaaaatcagcATGCGCACCAACAAATTGCAACCACAGCCTTCCATATCAGTAGTCCTTCGCTTCCAATCTCCACCATCATCTCTCCTCCACCCTTTCACCATGCATCCATCATCCTAGACGACAACTCGTACCATGTCTCCAGGATAATGCTCCAAAATGAAAATTTCCAG caacagcagcaacaacatcATAAACTAGGAGGAAGGTCTGCGTCTGGTTTGGAGGAACTCATCATGGGGTGCACTTCAACTGATATCAAAGCG GAGTCATCCATTACAAACCCACAAGAAGCTGAATGGTTGAAGTACTCTTCTTACTGGCCAGACCCTGGCAACATGCAGGATCATCGTGAGTAG